The DNA window GTGTACCCGCCGGGCATCCCGATTTTTATCCCGGGCGAGATCATTACGGAAGAAAACTTGAAGTACATCGAAACGAATTTGGCCGCCGGCCTTCCCGTTCAAGGCCCGGAAGATGATACGCTGCAAACGTTGCGCGTGATTAAAGAATATAAACCGATTCGCTGACCGCACAGGCTGGGCAAACACCGGCTTGTGCTTTTTTTGGCAAAACAAACGGCGCACATGTGCCCCTTTCACATGTGCGCCTATCCGTTCCTTCCCCCGTTTGTTTGACCGTCTTACTCTCTTTCTCCGCCTTCGTCGTCGTGCTCGCAGCAATCGCATTTTCCGTAAAGCGTTGTCACTTTTTCGTCTTCAAAATACGCAATCGTCGCCTCACACGCTTGACATACGATCGTGCCCATCCCCAAAACCCCTTTATGATGATAAATTTCGTTGTTGACTTTATAATAATATATCACATTTTGATTGTCAATCCCTTATTTGTATGTCACATTTAAGATAATGATCACTTTTTCCATCCGCAAACTTTTTCGCCATCGGCCGGAAAAACGTGGTACAATGAACATAAAGAGACAAAAGGTTGGTGAAAGGAGAGAGGAGAGTTGAACACGCGCCTGAAGCTGCCAGAAGGGAAAACGATTACAATCGAGGAAGCGAAACAGCTGCTCGAGCGCTACCGGACGGCGTTAAGCAAAACCGGGGAGCAGCTCGGCTGGGCGTACGAACAGGCCGCTTTCCCGTATACGGTGCATGAACGCGAGGCTGTGCTATATTTGCAAGGGGACGGCCGCCTATACAAAGGAATGGCCATTTCGGTGCAAACAGCCGGAGAAGAAACGTTCATTGATGTGGCGCTGCCGCCGGGAGCGACAAACGGGGATAAAGGGAAAGCGAACGAATTCAGCAAATGGATGGCGAAAACGCTTGGCGGTGAACTGCATTTGTTCAGCGGCCGGACGATGACATTTGGCGGCGTGTAAACAGCGGGTGTTCAACCGCTGTTTTTATGGCTCCAAAGACGGATGGAGAAGCGGCAACCGGACTTGCCTCGCTGGGAGGGGAGCGCCGAAATCCTTGGCTCAAGCCGTGGATAAGCGGGGTGAGTCAATGGATGGCTTGCCAAATAAAATGCTGGCCGGCAAAATAAACAGCGGCCGTCACAACCGTCGTCAGCGCTGCCTTCCGCGTCGCCAGGCCGAGTTGGCGCGCCAGCAAAAACGCGATGTACATAAAGACGCACAACATCAGCCCACGGAAAAACAGCCGATCCCGCCCTGACAACCACTCGATTAATGAAAAACTGCTCCAAATCATCATCTGCAGCAAAAAGGCAACATACGCTTTCATTTTGAACCCATCTCCCGCTTTTCTTTACCATAACGATATGAAACAACAGCGGAAAATAGTATGGGAATTTGGACAAGAAATGGACGATCATCCGCTTTGGTGGGGACATAAACAAACGAAAACCGCCCCTCTTCGGCCAGCCGTTGCTCCGAAACGGCCATCTCAATATAAAAAGCGACCGGATGAAGTCCGCGCTTCAATCCGGTCGCATTGCCGTTACTTCGCAATGATATGAATCGGTGTACCGAGCGCCACTTCCGCTGCTTCCATGGCGATTTCCCCAAGCGTCGGATGGGCATGGATCGTCAAAGCGATGTCTTCTGCCGTCATGCCGGCTTCAATGGCCAATCCCAGCTCGGCGATCATATCGGATGCGCTCGGACCGATGATTTGCGCTCCGATGACGACGCCGTCTTCTTTGCGGACGACAAGCTTCAAGAAGCCGTCGGTGTCGTTTAACGCCAAGGCGCGGCCGTTGGCGGCAAACGGGAACTTCGCTGTGATGACATCGATGCCTTCATCTTTCGCCTGCTGCTCAAAGTAGCCAACCGAAGCGCATTCCGGATCGGAGAAAACGACCGCCGGAATGGCGACATAATCAACGACGGACGGATGGCCGGCGATGGCTTCGGCCGCTACTTTCCCTTCATACGATGCCTTATGGGCAAGCGCTGGCCCCGGCACGATGTCGCCGATGGCGAAAATGTTCGGGGCGCTTGTGCGGCATTGTTGATCCACTTCAATTAAGCCGCGGTCCGTCATTTTAATGCCGATTTGTTCAAGGCCGAGCTCGTCGGTGTTCGGCCGGCGGCCGACCGTCACAAGCACGTAGTCAGCGTCAACGGTTTTCGTTTCGCCGTTGGCTTCGTACGTGACGGTAACGCCATCTTCGCGCTCTTCGGCACCTTTCGCCAGCGCATTCGTTACCACTTCGACCCCTTTTTTCTTTAAGCGGCGTTTAATGATGGCCGCCATTTGCTTTTCAAAACCGGATAAGATTTCGCCGGCTCCTTCTAAAATCGTCACTTTCGTTCCGAAGTTGGCGTAAGCTGTGCCAAGCTCGATGCCGATGTAGCCGCCGCCGATGACGACGAGCGATTTCGGGATTTCCCCGAGGCTGAGCGCTCCGGTCGAATCGAGAATGCGGTTGGAAAACTTGAAGTTCGGCAGCTCAATCGGGCGCGAACCGGTGGCGATAATGGCGTTTTTAAACGTGTACGTCTGCGCACTGTCGCCGTTGACGACACGCACCGTGTTCGCATCGACGAAATACGCTTCCCCTTTGACAATCTCCACTTTGTTTCCTTTTAACAGCCCTTCAACGCCGCCCGTCAACTTTTTGACGACGCTTGCCTTCCATTCCTGCACTTTCGAGAAGTCTACCGTGACGTTTTCCGCCTTAATGCCCATCTCTTCAGAATGTTTCGCCTGCTCATAGCGATGGCTGGCCGAGATGAGCGCTTTCGATGGGATGCAGCCGACATTTAAGCAGACGCCGCCTAAATTTCCTTTTTCAACAATCGTCACTTTTTGGCCGAGCTGTGCGGCGCGGATGGCGGCGACATAGCCGCCAGGGCCGGCGCCGACGACGAGCGTTTCCGTTTCAATTGCAAAATCGCCAACTACCATCGTTTTACGCCTCCATTAATAATAGTTCTGGGTCGCTTAACAGCCGTTTTATGTGGTTGAGTGCTTTTTGCGCCGTCGCTCCGTCGATCATTCGATGGTCAAAGCTCAACGAAAGCGCCAGGACCGGAGCGGCGACGATTTCACCGTCGCGAACGATCGGTTTTTCCGCGATGCGGCCGATGCCAAGAATCGCTACCTCCGGGTGATTGATGACCGGAGTGAACCATTGCCCGCCGGCCGAGCCGATGTTCGTAATCGTGCACGATGCGCCTTTCATTTCATTTGGCGCTAGTTTGCCGTCGCGCGCTTTTTCAGCGAGCTCGTTAATTTCTTGCGCCAAGGCGAAAATCGGCTTCCGGTCGGCATGTTTAATGACCGGCACGAGCAAACCGCGGTCCGTGTCAACGGCGATGCCGATGTTGTAATAATGCTTATGGATGATTTCTTCAGTTTCATCATCGATCGACGTATTCAGCACTGGATATTCACGCAGCGCCGAAACGAGCGCTTTGACGACATACGGCAAGAACGTCAGCTTGATGCCTTTTTCCGCTGCGATCGCCTTGAACTTTTTCCGGTGGGCAACGAGTTTCGTCACATCGGCTTCGTCCATGAGCGTCACGTGCGGAGCTGTATGTTTCGAATGCACCATCGCTTTGGCGATCGCCCGGCGAATGCCGCTCATTTTCTCGCGCGTTTCTGGAAATTCGCCTTCCGGCACAGCCGGTTTCGCCGCTGCTGCCTGCGGTGCTGCTTTTTCCTCGGCTGCCGGAGTCGGTTGGGCTGCCGGTTTCGCGCCGCCGGCGAGGAAAGCATCGACATCTTCTTTTAAGACGCGGCCATTTTTGCCCGTCCCTTGAACGAGGCGAATGTCCACTCCTTTTTCACGCGCATATTTGCGCACAGACGGCATCGCGATGACGCGGCGGTTTGGATCGGCTTCCGCTGCGGCTGCCGGGGCAGCGGCCCCAACGTTTTCCTCTTTCGACACCGTTTCCGTTTTTTCCTCTTTTTTCGTCTCTTCTTCGTGCTCTTGCCCTTTAAACGTCATGTTTTCATATCCCGGTGCATCAAGCGTAATGAGCGTTTGTCCGACCGTTGCGACCGTTCCTTCCGGGACGAGGATCTCAAGCACTTTCCCTTTCACCGGGGACGGAATTTCCACGACCGCCTTGTCGTTTTGCACTTCGCACAATACGTCATCTTCGTTCACTTCATCGCCCGGCTTCACAAACCATTTAACGATCTCGCCTTCATGAATGCCTTCGCCAATGTCCGGCAGCTTAAATTCAAATGCCACTGTAGGTCGACCTCCTATCGTTTGCCGAAAATAGGCGGGGGAAAGCGTTCCGTTCCCCCGGCTTGTCCGCTATTAGAAATTCATCACTTTCTTCGCCGTTTCAATGACATCTTTAAAGTTCGGCAGCCAAACCGATTCCGCTTGGGCGAACGGATACACGGTATCCGGCGCGGCAACGCGGAGCACCGGCGCCTCGAGGCTTAAAATGGCCCGTTCGTTAATTTCAGCAACGACGTTGGCGGCGATGCCAGCCTGCCGCTGCGCTTCTTGAACGACGATGGCGCGGCCTGTTTTCTCCACCGAACCGATGATCGTTTCGATATCGAGCGGCTGCACGGTGCGCAAGTCGACGACTTCGGCAGAAATGCCTTCCTTCTCTAATTCTGCCGCCGCTTTTAACGATTCATGCACCATGGCGCCGTAAGCGATGATCGTGATGTCTTTTCCTTCACGCTTCACGTCCGCCTTGCCGATCGGAATCGTGTACTCCCCTTCCGGCACTTCCTGGCGGAACGAGCGGTACAGCTTCAAATGTTCAAGGAAAATGACCGGATCGTTGTCGCGGATCGCCGAAATGAGCAGCCCTTTGGCGTCATACGGCGTCGACGGAATAACGACCTTCAGCCCCGGCTGCTGGGCGACAAGCCCTTCTAGGCTGTCCGAGTGCAACTCCGGCGTATGGACGCCGCCGCCAAACGGCGAGCGGACCGTAATCGGCATATGGTAGCGGCCGCCGGTGCGATAGCGAATGCGCGCCATTTGTCCGGAAATCGAGTCCATCACTTCGTAAACAAAGCCAAAAAACTGGATTTCCGGCACCGGGCGAAATCCTTGCAGCGCCAAGCCGATTGCCAAGCCGCCGATTCCCGATTCGGCCAGCGGCGTGTCAAACACGCGCTCTTCACCGAATTCGGCTTGCAGCCCTTCGGTCGCCCGGAATACGCCGCCGTTGACCCCAACGTCTTCCCCGAAAACAAGCACGTTCGGATCGTTTTTCAACTCGATGCGCAGCGCATCGGTGATCGCTTGAACCATTGTCATTTGCGCCATGGCTTACTTCGACTCCTTCTCTTTATAAATTTCATACTGCTCTTTCAAGTTAAACGGCAGCTCTTCGTACATGATGCTGATCAAGTCGGTCACTTTTTGCTTCGGCGTTTCGTCTGCTTTTTTGATCGCCTCTTTGATGTCCTCTTTCGCCTGCTCGATGACGCGGTTTTCTTCTTCCTCGCTCCATAAACCTTTCGCTTCTAAAAACTTGCGGAAACGCACAAGCGGATCTTTTTTCGCCCATTCGTTTTCGAGCTCTTTCGAACGATAGCGAGTCGGATCGTCGCCGGACATTGTGTGCGGACCGTAACGGAAGCAAAGCGTTTCGATGAGCGTCGGCCCTTCGCCGTTAATGGCACGCTCGCGGGCTGCTTTCACCGCTGCATAGACCGCAAGCGCATCCATGCCGTCGACTTGGATGCCCGGAATGCCGGCAGCAACCGCTTTTTGCGCCAATGTTTTGGCGATCGTTTGCTTTTCAACCGGCGTCGAGATGGCAAAACGGTTGTTTTGCACGACAAAGATGGCTGGCGCTTTAAACGCCCCCGCAAAGTTGATCCCTTCATAGAAATCGCCTTGCGATGTGCCGCCGTCACCCGTGTATGTAATGGCTACCGCTTTTTTCCCCCGCATTTTCAAGCCGAGCGCCACGCCGGCTGCTTGGATATATTGGGCGCCGATGATGATTTGCGGCGGCAAGACGTTGACGCCTTCTGGAATTTGGTTGCCGTGGAAATGGCCGCGCGAGAACAAAAATGCTTGGTAAAGCGGCAGCCCGTGCCAGATGATTTGCGGGACGTCCCGGTATCCCGGCAAAATGAAGTCCTCTTTTTCAAGCGCAAAATGGCTGGCGATTTGGCTCGCCTCTTGCCCGGCAGTCGGCGCGTAAAAGCCGAGACGGCCTTGGCGGTTTAACGAAATGGAGCGCTGGTCAAGAATGCGCGTATACACCATGCGGCGCATCAGCTCTTTCAGCTGCTCATCGCTTAAGTCCGGCATCGCCTCTTGATTAACGATTTCGCCTTCTTCATTCAAAATTTGGAACATCGGAAACTGCTCGGCCACTTTCTCGAGCTGCTCCGCAAACGGAAACTGGGAGGTCTTCACACCCATTTTGTTCACCTCTGCCTTTCATCAAAAATTTGGAAACCAGGCTACATTCACCCATATACTATTAATGTACCCAAAATGAAGAAGAAATAAAAAATGGCCACCGTCCGGGGCAACGGCAAACAAATAAGACGCCAAAAATCTGTATTATTGTTTTTTCTTTTTAAATTAGTACAATGCCCATTCACAAACTTTAGTTTACACTTTATTTTCAGAGCCGTCAACGTCTTTGATTTGCCCTGCTTTCCTTATCGCTAATAAGGATAAATTTGGAATCCAGCGGCTAGCTTTATAAAACTGTTATATTACATCTTCAACAATCTGTATTAACCCTGTTTTATATTTTTGGAAAAATATAAATCATATTGCCATCTTTCTTATTGTTGAGAGCGTTTTCTAAATTTAAACGTTCTTTTTTCTTTATCCCTCAATAATATATCTAGGCAACCGTGTTTTCATTTACGGAAGCTAGACATTTTTGTTAGACTAACATGTAGACAGCGATGCCAAAGACAGGGAGTGAAAAAAGCGGATGATTACGATGAAAGATATTATTAAAGAAGGGCATCCGACGCTGCGGAAAGTCGCCGAACCAGTTCCGCTGCCGCCTTCAGAGGAGGATAAGCGCATTTTGCAAAGCTTGCTTGATTATGTCAAAATGAGCCAAGATCCGGAGATGGCGGCTAAGTACGGGCTGCGGCCCGGCATCGGACTCGCTGCCCCGCAAATTAACGTATCAAAACGGATGATCGCCGTCCATGTTACTGACGAAAACGGAACGTTATACAGCTATGCCTTGTTCAATCCAAAAATCGTCAGCCACTCCGTACAGCAATGTTATTTGACGACTGGGGAAGGCTGCCTGTCGGTCGACCGCGATGTGCCGGGATATGTGCCGCGCTATAGCCGCATCACCGTCACCGGCACGACGATCGACGGCGAGGAAGTCACCTTGCGCCTGAAAGGACTGCCATCCATCGTCTTCCAACATGAAATTGACCATTTAAACGGCATTATGTTCTACGACCATATTAATCCATCGGATCCCTTTAGCGTTCCGGACGGGGCGGTTCCGATCGGTCGGTAGCAACGACCGGGGGCTAGAAGAGCAGCCGTTTACTGCTAAACGAGTGATTTCTCACATGAAGAAATGTTGTCCTCCGCCGTACCTAACAACTGCTGCGCGAAAGGAAACATGTCCGGGCGGCATCTGACGTGTCTCACAAACAAAAGGCGGTCCCGCCGGATGAGCGGAGACCGCTTTTTATGGAAGCAATTGCAATTGCTTCAGCCCGTACCATATCCCTTCCTCGTTGACCGGTTTCGTAACAAAGTCGGCGACCCGTTTTACCTCCTCATGGGCATTGCCCATCGCCACCCCGGTTCCGACGAACGACAGCATTTCGATGTCATTTAATCCGTCGCCGAACGCATACACATCCTCTTTGCCAATCCCGAGCTTCTCGATCATGAGGCGGATGCCTTCCGCCTTTGAGCCGCCCGCCGGCAGCACGTCCGTCGATACATCGTGCCAGCGGACGAAGCGGAATTCCGGATAATGGCGCACATATGGCGCTTCTTCTTCCGCGCGGCAAAACAACAGCGCTTGATAAATGTCTTTGTTTTCGTAATACAACGGGTCAACGGGCGGATGGGCGAATTTCAGGCTCTCCATGCTGACGTGAATGTGCGGATGATCGTCGACGCTCGCTCTCATTTGCTCCGCATCCATAAAGACGAGCGGGTGGCCGTTTTGGTGGGCCTCTTCCGTCAGCGCCCTCACTTTCTCGCGGCGGAGCGGCTGTTTATACAGCACGTTCCCTTCAAAGACGACGTATTGTCCGTTAAAGCTGACGAACGAATCGATGCCAAGCTGGCGGCGCACATGTTCAAACATAAACGGCGCCCGCCCGGTAGCGATGGCCACATAGACGCCGGCCGTTTTCAACTGACGGATCGCTTCAATGGTTGACGGCGGCAGCTGTTTTTGCTCGTCAAGCAACGTGCCGTCGATGTCGAAAAACACGATTTTTCTGCCCACATTCTCTTCCCCTTGCCGAAAATAAATTCACTGTCTACCGTACTGAAAAACAAGCTGAATGTCAACCAAAACGCCACGATTCGTTCCATTTTTACCCATGAAAAACAAGCCTTCGCCTACATATCATATATAATAGAACATTTACTTTCGCCGCAAAATGAGTACAATAAAAAGTAAGGAGTGATGAAAAATGTTGAAAAAGCTGAAAAAAAAGCTGCTTCAACAATGGAAAGACTTGCTCCGAAAAAAATTGATCGCCTAACCGTTACAACGACAGCCCTTCCGTACGAAGGGCTTCTTTCCCACTTTGGCGAATGAAACGGTCAAAACTCGTCAAAGATGATACATATCGTCGGCACATCTCCCGCCTGTTTTTTGCTTTTGGCAATAAAAAACATGAAAACGAGGATTAATTCCTATATAATAAAAAAGCAATCATTGTACGATAAGGAGAGATTTCGCGATGATTTTCAAAGTGTTTTACCAAGAAAACGCGGACGAAGTGCCCGTGAGAGAAAAAACGAAAACGCTCTACATCGAAGCAGAATCAGAGCGGGACGTACGCCGAAAACTGCAAGATCGTCCGATCAATATCGAGTATATTCAGCCGTTAGAGGGGGCGCATCTGGAGTACGAAAAGCGAAGCACTAACTTTCAAGTATTGGAGACTTCATCATGAAACTATTGACAGATCAACAAGTTGGCGTTTTTGCCCTCGGCGGACTCGGTGAAATTGGGAAGAATACATACGGCGTACAATTTCAGGACGAAATTATTGTCATCGACGCGGGCATTAAATTTCCGGAAGACGAACTGCTCGGCATCGACTACGTCATCCCGGACTATTCGTATTTAGTGAAGCATGCGGAAAAAGTGAAAGGGCTGTTCATTACCCACGGGCACGAAGACCATATTGGCGGCATTCCGTACTTGCTCCGGCAGGTGAACATCCCCATTTACGGCGGCAAACTGGCGCTCGGGCTCATTCGCAACAAACTCGAAGAACACGGATTGCTTCGCCAAGCTAAGCTCATTGAAATTCGCGAAGACGATGTCATTCGTTTCCAAAAAACAGCGGTCACCTTTTTCCGGACGACGCACAGCATTCCGGACAGCTACGGCATCGTCGTCAAAACGCCAGTCGGGCAAATCGTCCATACCGGAGACTTTAAATTCGACTTTACGCCGGTCGGCGAACCAGCCAATTTGACGAAAATGGCTGAAATTGGGAAAGAAGGCGTCCTTTGCCTGCTTTCGGACAGCACGAACAGCGAAATTCCGCATTTCACGATGTCAGAGCGGCGCGTCGGCGAAAGCATTCACGACATTTTCCGCAAAGTGGACGGACGGATTATTTTCGCGACGTTTGCCTCCAACATCCACCGGCTTCAGCAAGTGACGGAAGCAGCAGTCGCCAACAACCGGAAAATCGCCGTCTTTGGCCGCAGCATGGAAGCGGCCATTGAAATCGGCCAAGATCTCGGCTACATTAAATGTCCGAAAGGCACGTTCGTCGATGCAAACGAAATCAACCGACTGCCAGCGAATCGGGTGACGATTTTATGCACCGGCAGCCAAGGTGAACCGATGGCCGCCTTGTCGCGCATCGCCAACGGCACGCACCGGCAAATTCAAATCATCCCGGGTGACACCGTCGTCTTTTCTTCATCACCGATTCCGGGCAACACGGTGAGCGTCAACCGAACGATCAATATGCTGTACCGGGCCGGCGCCGAAGTGATCCATGGCCCGCTCAGCGACATCCACACGTCCGGACACGGCGGGCAGGAAGAACAAAAGCTGATGATCCGGCTCATGAAGCCAAAATATTTTATGCCGATCCACGGCGAATACCGGATGCAAAAAATGCACGCCAAGCTCGCCATCGACTGCGGCGTGCCGGAGGAAAACTGCTTTATTATGGATAACGGCGAAGTGCTCGGCATCAGCGACAGCGAAGCGCGCATCGTCGGCAAAATTCCGTCCGGCTCGGTCTACATCGACGGCAGCGGTGTCGGCGACATCGGCAACATCGTCTTGCGCGACCGCCGCATTTTGTCGGAGGAAGGGCTCGTGATCGTTGTCGTCAGCATCAACATGAAAGAGTTCAAAATCGCTGCCGGGCCTGATATTATCTCCCGCGGCTTCGTCTACATGCGCGAGTCGGGCGATTTGATCAGCGAGGCGCAGGCGCTCATCGCCAAACATCTCGAAAGAGTGCTTGAGCGAAAAACGAATCAATGGTCAGAAATTAAAAATGAAATTACCGAAACCCTCGCCCCGTTCTTGTACGAACGGACGAAACGGCGGCCGATGATCTTGCCGATCATCATGGAGATTTAACAAAAAAGGGGGCTTTCGCAAAGCCCCCCTTTTTCTATGACGTAAACGATATAACGCCGCCGGCTGCTGGATACAGCGCTCGAAAAATCCCCCAAACGACGCGGCTGGGTCGAATTTGAAGAACAACCGTTTCCGATTATGCCGCTAGCCGACGACTTTTTCCTCAAACCGGTCGATGTCGCTGTCAGCACCGATCACGACCAACACATCGCCTTTGCGGATGATTTCCGAAGCAAGCGGTGAGACGATGACACTCGCTCCGCGCTTAATGGCGACGATGTTAATGCCGTAGCGGGCGCGGATGTCAAGCTCGAGCAGCGAATGGCCGTCAAGCCGTTCGCTCGCAACAATCTCGACGATGCTATGTTTGTCCGACAGCTCCAAATAGTCCAAGACGTTGTTCGAAATAAGGTTATGGGCGATCCGCTCACCCATGTCCCGCTCCGGATGCACGATTTGGTCGGCGCCGATTTTTTTCAGCACTTTTTCATGGTAATCGTTCGTCGCCTTGACCGTAATATGGTTGACGCCGAGCTCTTTTAAAATGAGCGTCGTTAAAATGCTCGCCTGAATGTTGTCGCCGATCGCAACAATGACATGGTCAAAGTTGCGGATGCCTAAGCTTTTCAGCACGTTTTCGTCCGTCGTATCGCCAACAACAGCGTGCGAGGCGATGGCCGCAAATTCGTTCACCCGATCTTCGTCAATGTCAATCGCGAGCACTTCCATCCCTTGTTCGCTCAATGTCCGGCAAATGCTGCCTCCAAATCGCCCGAGACCGATCACCGCAAACTGTTTCTTTTTCATCGTTGATTCCTCCACCAATTGTCAATCGTCGCTTCCCCTCCTTATTGTAGCAAAAAAGAAAAGGAACGAAAACGATTCTTCGCTCCTTGTCGAGCGCCGGTTACGCCTGCTCTGCCTTTTCCGTTTCTTCGAGCACGCGGTTGACGCGTTTTTCGAGCATTTTCATGCCGCTGCCGCCTGCCTGGAAATGGCGGAGCTTCCCCTCGGCGTCAAACACGTAATACGCCGGAACGTATTGGTTTTCAAACGCGTCGGTGATTTTATGCTCATTATCGACGAAAATCGGCTGGGTGATGCCGTGCTCTTCAGCTGTTTTTTTCACAAGCTCGATGTCTAAATCGTGTTCCGAGCGCGGCATATGGACGGACACGACATTGAGCTTGTCCTTGTACCGGTCGCGGAACTCGTTCACTTGCGGCATCGCTTCTTTGCACAAATGGCAGCTGACCGACCAAA is part of the Geobacillus sp. 46C-IIa genome and encodes:
- a CDS encoding TlpA disulfide reductase family protein → MKLREPMPELTGATAMLNGEVSRDELIGKKPTLIHFWSVSCHLCKEAMPQVNEFRDRYKDKLNVVSVHMPRSEHDLDIELVKKTAEEHGITQPIFVDNEHKITDAFENQYVPAYYVFDAEGKLRHFQAGGSGMKMLEKRVNRVLEETEKAEQA